From Salvelinus sp. IW2-2015 linkage group LG18, ASM291031v2, whole genome shotgun sequence, a single genomic window includes:
- the LOC111977617 gene encoding A-type potassium channel modulatory protein KCNIP2 isoform X2 has translation MQLLFFHEVWEMEGLQTVGILLVVCSSLKLMHFLGLIDFSSEDSVEDDFELSTVCHRPEGLDKLQEQTKFTKKELKVLYRGFKNECPSGLVNEETFKTIYSKFFPQGDSGAYAHFLFEAFDTNKNGSVSFEDFVFGLSIILRGTINDRLNWAFNLYDLNKDGYITKEEMMDIMKSIYDMMGKYTYPCMQDEAPREHVESFFQKMDRNNDGVVTIDEFIESCQKDENIMQSMQLFDNVI, from the exons ATGCAGTTGTTGTTTTTCCATGAGGTGTGGGAGATGGAGGGATTGCAAACCGTGGGGATACTCCTGGTGGTCTGTAGCTCCCTCAAACTGATGCACTTCCTGGGGCTCATCGATTTCTCCTCAGAAG ACAGCGTAGAAGACGACTTTGAGTTGTCCACTGTGTGCCATCGACCAGAGGGTCTGGACAAACTACAGGAGCAGACCAAGTTCACCAAGAAGGAACTAAAGGTTCTCTACAGGGGCTTCAAGAAT gAGTGTCCAAGTGGATTGGTGAATGAGGAAACCTTTAAAACCATCTACTCTAAATTCTTCCCCCAGGGTG ATTCGGGTGCGTATGCACATTTCTTGTTTGAGGCCTTTGACACTAACAAGAATGGATCAGTTAGTTTCGAG GACTTTGTGTTCGGTCTGTCTATCATTCTGAGAGGAACGATAAATGACCGGCTAAACTGGGCCTTCAACCTGTACGACCTGAACAAAGACGGCTACATCACCaaagag gaGATGATGGATATAATGAAGTCTATCTATGATATGATGGGGAAGTACACATATCCCTGTATGCAGGACGAAGCGCCCAGAGAACATGTGGAGAGCTTCTTCCAG AAAATGGATCGTAATAATGATGGGGTGGTCACTATTGATGAGTTCATCGAGTCATGCCAAAAG gaTGAGAACATCATGCAGTCCATGCAGCTGTTTGACAACGTCATCTAG